TTACAGTATTTGACCTGCTCAGTACGGGGCTTGTCGTTCGTTTTCTCTACGGGTTTTGCCGCCTGGCCGAACCCTTGGAAATTAGGTTTACCAGATGTCTGGCTTCCGGTCGAGTTCACAGGCGCTTCCCCAAACCCAAAGTTGACGGTGGCGGGGGATTGAGTCGGGAAGGCGGCACTGCAGAAACCAAATATGGACTTTGGTGGCTCTGTGGGCTGCGGTGGAGCGCTGGGCGGCTGTTTCTCCTGCTGTTTCGGCGCCAAGGTGGCTAAATGCTTGTAGTACGAACCCCAAACATCCTTATCGCCTTCGCCTGACCGCTCTTTAATTTCTCGCGCCCTTTTGTAGATGAGCTTCAACTCAGCATTGATGACGGCAGCGTTCTTCACTGCCCTTTCCTTGTCTTCGAAGAAGTTATCCGGTAGTGTCGTGTAGGATTGTGCGAATGATGCGAGCGCTGGGGCATAGCCCCCAAAGCCGTCAAAACACTTTTTCGCCTGTTCCATTTTGAGACCAGTGGTTTCCGCGAACTCCTTAAGTGTCCGCGGTTTGTCGGCCTCTAAACCGTTGTTGATCATCTTTGTCTTACGTGTGGCCCCATTGATTACGTTTCGTGGGACGTGCCGCGGCGACAGGGGtcatggaaaaaacaaacaaacaaacggcaaATAGGATGTAGGTGGAGAATAATATTAGGTAAAAGAGACAGcaaggagtttttttttgttctttcagCTGGGGAGCCAGATCAATAGGTTGTTCCAGATGGTAAACGGTATGCATACCAAAACATCCCGGGatccttctctctctttaaTGTTCCCATCTATCCAATGGCAAGCTATGTAACATACACAGTGTGTTTCCCACAGTGAGAAGGGGTGGCTTGCATAGGAGCTGGGGGAAGGGTCGCACAgacatatatacgtatatacatatgcacGATATGTGCACCCAGCTCTCCGTGCACATTCCTTCTTTCATCtactcttcctttcccttccgtcCTCCAACACAGGTCCCTACAGCAGTCAAAGACGTGGTGCAACACAACCGAGGAGAACACGCACACGACACACAGCGTCGCTCAATCCCAACAACTTTAAAACATAATGAGccgttttatttctttcagtGGAAGCCGCCGACGCGACCAATCCGTGGTCCCCGGGACACTGTAGAACTTAAAGATAAGTGAATCCATCTGCTTATCGGTGAACGTCAACCCCATTCGTTCAGTCAGAGCCCTTTTGAAATCTTCCATGGCAAGGTTGCCATCATAACTGGCGTTTGCTTCTTGCTGAAATGCGCGGATGAGAAGTGTTCGACGTGCCTCGACGCACGAGATGAGGTTCCTCAGTGCCTCATGCGCTTCCTTCTCCCGATTCTTGTACGCTTCAAGGTCTTGTTGCGATCGAAGGGGCCCACTAACGTTGGGGAGACCGTTATCTTTAGTTTGGGAGAAGTCCGAGAGGAACTGCTGGCAGAGGAGATTCTCACAAAACTCTGTCATGGAAATTATTTGATCATTATCCTTATCCACACTCGCCATCACGCGGTCGAACTCGGCGGCATCCAACCGTCTGCCGCACTCTAAAAACAACCGTTTAAGATCCTCACCAGTTAGTCCTTCTTCCCTCGATTTGAAGTGGCGAAAGGCGTCAGTGACGTTCGAGAACCGCTGAAAGATGACGTTCTTCACGTGCCCAATAAGTTCCTGTGTGGAAAAGTACGATTCATCCATGTGAGGGAAGCCCATTTCAATGTAGCGCTTTGTGCGCTCATCCATATCGATCAACTCGTATTCCGCACCCGCCAGTTTGACCTTCGCACCCACATATAACTTGCTGGGCTCGGGGATTTCAGCGACGGGGGAACGGGCAAAGCACTTGCCGCCGAGGTGGCCGCTGTTGTGAACAGGGATTTCATACATCCCCACAGTGTCATCTGCCAGGTAATagcaaaagagaaacttTCGACCTTCGTCTTCGTAACGATCGCTGACAAGGCGAGCCGCGAAGCGAAACACGTCGTTGCAGTAATGAATGAGTTTGAGACGATCTTTTTCTACCACTGTATCTTCAAAGGTCATGGTGGAGACTCCACGCGCTTCTTTCCGTGCTGTTGGTTTTGTTGGCTGCTTCGACGGTTTGACGGTGGGCATAAGGCTGTCCGACTCCGTTTTGGGCTTTGGAAAGGATGGCTGACCAACACCTTTTGCTGCGTAGTAATCTCGCGTGAACTTATCGCaatcatatatataaaacTCTCTAGTCATTAAGTTGATCGTCTGTCCTGTTTGCAAATCATCTTCCGTAATGTACTCAACTGGTCGTGTGAGCGGGACGTTCAGTGTCTCTGTCTCCTTTACTCTAGTAACGGGGTACTTGGGTATTTTTGTGCGGCGAATGAACACAGGGTTCGGGTCACGACCGTCGTTGCGGACACTCTCCACCATGACAGACATGGTCTTATCCGCGATATAGTACAGAAGTTTGAAAGCCCTCTGCTCCCAAGTTGCAGCAAAGCGCAACACTTCCCGGTCGTGTTCAAAGAAGTTTCGAGCGGTCTCCCGCTCCTCCGGTGTAAGGAGTGATACGTGAGTTCCCGCCGCGGTGGCAGCCATGACTTCCACATTGTGCCGTAGGTCCACATGCAGCTCATCCTTAGGGTTCCTTTGCACCAAAACACTCTGCTCGAAGGTGTCACTCGGATAGTCAAGGGGCTCCGCCTGCGGTATGCCCATCGCCTCGCAGAATTCACGTGTGGCGCCGTCGCAGTCCACGATGTGATATTGCAAACCTCGTATGTTGACCACAGAGCCTACGAACAGGGAACGAACACCGACACCATCAATTATGGTACGAGAGACTGTCAGTCCGCGACGGAGGCCGCTGTTCACAACGGCCGGTGTTTCATATACACTGATGGACCCATCCGAGAGATGGAGATACATCTTGACCTTTCGCACGCGCATTTTCTCTATCGAGCTCTCGTCCACACGCTCCACGTAATATCCAAAGAAACGTAGAGCCTTATCGTCCAGTGACTTCCAATCCGGAAACTTGGCAAATATCTGCGCGGGCTGAAGCCCACCGCAACCATCACCTCCCTGCTTCTCGCTCCTTTTGCTGGACCCACTGGGGTCGAAAACTGTTCTTATGCCTTTTCGTATGGTGCATAACTGCGGGATCCCATTAGTTGGGGGTGGGTTAAGCTCAGGGAAACTAAACCCCGGAAGCTTGGGGAGTGCATCATAAATGGTCCGGTCCGTCATTAGTGTGGAAGCGCGCCGTTGCTCCTGCCGTCACTCAGCCCTTATAAATGCAGCATTGGgacaaagcaaaataaagtGCAGACGATATAGGGGGTAAAATGGCACCGCTGGCACCATCAGTGAATTTGACAGCATGACAAGAATTTATTGTGCATTACATGGGAGGGCgtcttgtgtgtgtgtgtgtgtgtgtcgtaCGTTAAGCGCGCCTGCGTTAAAACAGACGCACCCCACAGGTTGACTCACGATTGGACAGGTGTGGGAATATAAGAACACTTGTGCCTCATTTCCGAAGCCTCAGCTGTGAATGCcgggggtggaaaaaaaaaaagaagaggaagcgaTCGGggtttggggggggggggggggaacggGACCGCAATCtgacaaataataatagtaataataaattgAAATAAACGATAATTGCAATATACATATGTAGCCGCGTGTCCTTTGGAGGGGGTGAAGCCGCTtctcaaataaataaatggtaCTGTACCTCAATATAATGGCTCCCAGAATAAAAGTAAGGACGAACTGGTGCTACCTCCCCTAATTCTTAAGGTCACAAACACCCAAagtagaaaaagaggaacgagTGACACAGCGGAAAATTGCCCGCCCCATCCCGGTCGCACCaatgaataaataagtagaacaagtaaataaataaaaaaaaataaatagatatGTATACGTGCCCATGCGCGTTCGTGAACGTTCGAATTGCGGCCTCACTGTCCGCATCCCGAACACAAGTTGCGAATTGACGCGCCACTGAGGTGCACACCACTCACACGAACACCGCTTACGGGATGTTGGGGTGGagaacggaaaaaaaaaaagggacccCCCCGTTGTGCTCCACGGGCTCTGCGGAAACCAAATTAACTTAGCATCCGAATcaataaggaaaagaaatatgacAAAACACGTAAGTCCTTTGCAAGCCACCAAAGTAAATGATAAAGGAGTGGAACTCTCACCATATTGTATTGTAACGTTCCCGGAGAATAAATCTGTTGGCTCCTTCAGAAGGAAATGCCCCATTGATTGCGTCCCCCCTGCCTCTCCATATACCGCAGCGTGACGTTTATACGCCATCGAGTAATACTTAcgtcaaaaaataaaataaaataataacgaaCAAACGAACTCAAATATAATAGAACAAAACCAAACTAACAATACGCTTATGTACCCTCCTCTTAGACACACCCTGTCACACTGGTCCTCTCGAACTTGCCACATATTTGCATACTCCCGCAAACAAGGAGAAAACATAACCTGTTCTTGAAAAGTAGGAAGTAAAGCGTGCCAGAGGGAGGGGCATAAAAGGCAGAATAGGATCTCGCGCCCCCAACCCAAAGAAACCCTTCATCCcgcatttttttctaccttctttttcctttctccttctcaaattattattattattattatgtgcATGTACATCTTATgcatgtatgttttttttctctttcaacTCTTATTGTCCGCACGTGTACCTGCTCGTGTCCCCACGCTACGGAACGTGCGGAATGTGCACGGGACCAGCCCATTTGTTTTGTAAGCCCTGCCAAACCCTCCTTCCAAATATTCGCACGATTGccgtctttccctttttttttaaaaaaattctaTCCCCATGTTGCATTTCTCAGGTCCATTACCCGATTTTGTTTATAGTTTGTGTCGCGCCGCCTTGTACAACGCACCCAATATTCCAGTGCGCAGCAGAACATAGAAGAGCACCAAGCACAACCACATGATCCAGTTTTCAGACTGCCCATCCTCCAGCCCATTCAGTTCCAGAACCTCTTTTCCGTTCGCTGGGATGTATCCGCAAAGACCGGAGGCATTAGTCTTCTCGTCACACTCAATCTCGTCAATGTGCTTCATTTCATTGCGAAGAACAAGAATATAAGCATGTCGAAAGAAGGAGAGCTTCTCCAAGAAGTACCAGTAAGGGCGCATGCGATCGGTGGTGGCGTACAGTCCTCCAACGAGAGTAAGCGGCAACAATACGATAGGGGCAAAGCCCGTAGCGCCGACGGAAGTACTGCAGGTCGCACTAAGTAAAAATCCCAAACTGGCCGCAACCTCGCTGAGGAGCGCAATGGCGGCatagaaagtgaagaaggcgcCCGCGCTTGCATAGAGGCCCACCATCCAATAAACAACTGCGCATTCGAcaagacaaaacaataacCGATAGGGAGTTTCCACGATCGTCTTGGACAGCAAGTAGAGGAGTGGCGGGTATGAGCCAACTTGCTGTTCACGTATATATAACGCCTTGAAGTCATAAAAGCGGTGCATCATGGTATAGGTTTGTCCCATCGCACGGTTTATAACAACCATAAAAAGAACGCCTTCACGGTCCTGAATCCCCGTCATATCTGAACTGACACCGAAGAAAATAAGGCCAGCCACCAATGAGAAGATCAATGATTGGAAAAGAGATGTGATAATGAAAGTGCGATTACGTATGAGTTCCGTGAAGTCACGGCGAACAAGCTCCGAAAACTGGCTCACAGCACTTCCCTTGAACCGTTGAATATACCCGTGGAGAAACTTGGCTGTGTCCGATGTCCATGGTTGATGATTCAGCTCTACAACCCTCGTGTGGAGcgttctcttcctttttacgTGCCTTTTCCACTGTTTGATGAGAACCTTCGCCTGCACTGAGTCCTGCATTAGTGTCATATAAAAGTCGGTTGGGGTATATGTCTCAGGACAGACGTAACCAATCGATTCGAAGTATGCCACTGAATCTTCCATAGTCCCGTGGTACACGCACCGTCCAAGGACGAGCAGCATCAGATCATCAAAGTGGTTGAGCACTCCTGCGGAGGGCTGATGAATGGTGTATATCACTGTGCGCCCTTTGCGGGCAATAGTGTTTAGAAGTTGCACTACCTTCGCTGACGTGACATGATCCAACCCGGAAGTGGGTTCGTCCAGAAGCAGGATTTTCGGGTCACAAATAAGGTCCACTCCCATGCTACAACGTTTGCGTTCGCCCCCAGAAAGGCCAGCCACAAGACCTGGTGTCCCGACAGTCGTATCGCGGCAATGCTGAAGACCAAGCTCGTCCATTACGTCTGACACTTGTTGTTTGGTGGTTTCTGGATCTGGGTTACGCCTCACGCGGACAGAAAAGCGGAGGGACCGTTTCGGCGTTGAGATGTTTGAAAGCACATCATCTTGACCCACAAAACCCATCACCTTGCGGTACTGATGCCTGTACTCCACATCCCCAAGCTGAATTTTCCCCTCAAGCTTACGGTCCTTGGAGGTTGCAAGATGGTCGGACAACGCGTGGAGGAACGTTGACTTCCCCGCACCGCTGGCACCCATAATAGCAAGGCAACGCGACGGGAGCGCGGTGCCGGTGAGATTGTGAAGGATTACCCTACCCTGCAGCGAGTAGGTTAGATTATGCCATGAAACCGGGACGGGAAATGGTGTTGTGCAGAAACTGTTGCCCACCATCGAAGCGTTGGGTTGTACGAACGATCCAAAGAACTGAGTTATGTCACCTGTCTCCGGCACTTGCTCTTGCGGGTCGGCATTTCCGTACGGTTTGCCATCGTTGCAAATGTCTCCCTGGAGTTCCTCACTCACGCTGCTGGTTAGGGTGAATTCTTCTTCATCACGCACCTTTTTTCGAAAGCAGcgcattctttctttttgcgacAATGCCAACGTTAActcttattgttttcttttcccttactAGCTGTTGCCACACTTCATGCGCCGTCACACAAAACCATATAGATAAAGAAGAGCGGTAGTTAAAAGGACAcaactgtgtgtgtgtatgtgtggaaGGATTGTGAGTTATGTAGCATCAAGCAGAAGGACAAGCCCGACAAGTACGTTATCGACGCTTACATGGATGTAAATGTCAGCATGCGCGCATGTGGGATATGATTAAGCGAAAATACTGCGCCACAGCAGCTACCACTCACGCGACGGATTGCGTAggtgggggagggagaagagaCGTCCGCATGCGATGGAATTCGCCATTGAGTTCCGTGACGGACTGatcacacaaaaacaacagtaacaacaacaaatattaATCTACAGATGACTTCCGCGTAACCAATTTACTCCAGCTTACCACTTGCGTTCGTTGTCTTTTACACTTACAGTACGCcgtctctctttccttctttcccttgctACCActactttattttgtttacctcTCCTTACCCACGTCGTGTTAGGCCACAGACGTATTAAAATACACTACACCAATAACACAGCGTTGATACACCCGTCATTCTCTGGGTTGTTGGTGACTTGCGCATACTTCCCCCACACCACCTTTCCGGAGGGTGTCACCAACCCGAGGTCCGATACGTTCACTTCAATGACAGTACCTTTTGTAATGACTCCCAAACCGGTGTACATTTTCCCCTGTGggtttttctttactccaATGATGGGCAACTGAAAAGTTGCCTTCAGCTCGGGATGCGTTACGTGTGCCTTCTTGAAACGGAGGGCCATGGGGCGAATGAAGCGCTCGTACTTTGGAAGTCGTCGGGTGAAGGTCTCACCAACAAACGTAACCTTATTCACCATACGCTTCCACGACTTCTTACCTCGCTTACCAGATGTCACCGCCCGCAGCATTTCATCCTCGCTGACTGGCTTCACCTTCTCGATCGGCACCGCCCACTTCCCAGCCTTCTCCTTGCGCTTCTGTTTCAGAGAGTTGGAAAGAACCTTTGCGCGATCGGCCTCACTACGGTCCATGAGAAAGCTAGGCAATGCATTCTTTggccctttctcttttacccGTTCAGTAGTCTGCTTTTCCTCATGCTCGCGAATTTTCTTGCGAATCTCCGCCTTCTCCGCGTAACGCTCCTTAGCTGCTATCTTTGCTTTTATGCCCCGCACTGTCCGAAGCCTTTTCGCCTCCGTGTGAACCTTACGGGCGTTGCGCTTTCTCATTCGCTCTGCATGGTCGAGGCGGCGCCCGTAACGCTTCTGCGCGAGTTCGATATACTCATTTTGCGGCATTTTCtacaggaaaaagaaaacggaaggGAAGGACTCAGATCACGTATGCTGCGCCACCCGAAAGAAGGTAGAACCTTTCCTTACTCCTAGTGTTTGTCTTTCTAAAAGAGATCTGCGCAACGGCGACGATATATTCGTTTGTCAACACAAAGAATGCCAAGgtaaaagaaacgaagaaaaaggagagggggaaaaaggaggagggcaAACAAATGGCAGGAGAAAATgctttttttgggggggggaagggggcgAGTTATCATGAAAACGATTGCCACACTTTCGCACTGAAAGAAAGTACTCCCTTACCACTGTCACACACCCATCTCCTCGTCCCTCCACTTCTCCCTctccgaaaaaaagaatccaCGTTTCCACGGGGATCCTTTTGCTCGAAAACTTTCACTGTTTTGAACTaaagttttgtttttccactcCTTCTGTTCTGTTTTCGTCCCTTTGCATGGCTTCCGCCTTGCGTTTAACATACACAGAGCCGACGTGGCAATTACTTACTTCCCCCCTAGAACAGCACTGGGGAAGACAATTACATCTGTCAACTCAGCTACAAGCGCTTCTATAAGATGTTGCTCGTGTTTAGGGGTGCGCACAAGGTCAAATGTGGGGTATGCGGGGCATGGTGGAGCGATGGCCGGTGGGAGTGGCGGCGTCGGCGGCGACATTTGTGTGACGTCCTCATCGTTGCCTTCTGTTCCATCGTATATATGTCGCATGCGGTTGCGCTTTACAATACACAGCCGTTTCTCCACATCGGACACTCCCACGCTTTTACTCCGCCGCTCAGCAGGTGCCGAGCGCGCCCGCACTGACGTTGATTGCCCATATTGGCGCCCGCCGTCTCCTATTTCCCCAAGCGACCCACCACATTTTCTGGAGCGGAGCCACATGCACTACTGCTGTGTTGTTCGTGTGTCTTTCCCCCGTTGCTCTCCCCACGGGTTCTTTCTACACTTAGCGGCAACCGCCAGCAGCTACTTTAGTTTACAAGAGCAATGGGGAGTAAAAATAAGGTGATTGACCGAAAATGGTCGACGGTGGCGCTCCCGTGTGTCTCGTTCCGGACAATCGGGAAGAAAGTCAGTACCCGTGAAGTCGGCAAAACAAGtctctctcccttcccctACACAtcttcaaaaacaaaggttTGCCAAGGCGAAGAACAGGAGGTGACGAATAAGATTTCAGGGttgttcttttctctctctttccttctctttcttttaggGTTCTCTATAGGTCTTTCAAAAGTGTGGCCACTTGGTCAGCATCACGGTTGATGTAACGCCTTCTTCCACATAACATTGGATCTGTTCTTGGCGTCACGCTGCCGTACAGCAAGTCACGAACGGAACTATGGTCATGGTACGAATGTCGCCCACACACGACGGGGTGCGGGGCCTCCTCCTCGTAAGCTCGCAGGGATGGCAGTTGCTCCGGTACCTCTTCCACCAATTCAATCTCCGGCTCCATTGAAGGGGTTTCCATTTCCCAAGGGTCTAACGCGTCAAAAATAGACTCCTTTACGTACCCCACATTTTCATTATAAAGAGGTGATGGTGAGCAGTTTTCGTCGCCTTTATTCTGCAGCGCGTGCTGTAGCGGAAGCCTGCGCGGCGGATCTTTTTCGATTTCCGCGAAGAGCCGGTTACGCGGTGCGGCCGGCATAAAGGCAGGGCGCGGTTCTATAGGTTTGGGGGCATTACTCATTCTGCTACTGATGCTGCAGCCAGTTGAGGGTCGACTGATGGAGGAGCGAGTGACTGGGCGCCGCTGCTCGTCCAGCACAACGCCTGCCGCGGCCTCACGCACTGCAACCGGCCACTTACGCGAATCGACGGCAAATATATCGCGCCGTAAGCCTTCCTCAACTATCAGCACGGCCTTCTCGCGTTTAATGACGAGGGTAGCAACCCCTGGGAAGTTTATTTTGAACACCTGCTTTTTAAAGATGCCTTCTCCCACATATGAAAAGAATTCTCGGAGCGCCATCGCTGCAGTTTGCGCCGGGACCCTCGCAATGGCCACTACATCCGCCATATTAACCTTCACATACTCCAGTTTACTCGGCTCCTGAGGCACCCTAATCGAGTCTATGTTGTATCGGAGGGCAAACTTGCCGTCTATGCCAAAACGAATGCGACGGGCGTGGTACCGTTCCCTTCCGTCACTGGCTACCGGTCGCGTCTCAAACCAGAAAGAGCCAAAATTGCAGACGCGAACATTACGACCTTCAGTAACGTAGTGACGAATGCAGGTGGACACTGCGTCCCACACACGCTCCAGTTCACTAAGGAGGAATACCTCCCTTTTGTAACTGTCCTGGGAAGCGGTGCACTCCATCATAATGGAGCTGTTGCTTATTGCTCCCTGTACGCTCAACATGGGGCCgtgcttttcttgtttttattttttatgttCTAGATACTCTATATGGCACCGTaacttctcttcccttgttACCACGCTTCCCACGTTGGCCTCACTCCACCCACGCGCGCTAGGCAATGTGGTGGACTCCCGTGGTATACCTAACACGTGATcccgacaacaacaaaacgagaAAATGGAGGGGAAAGGCGGAAAAGTAATGATACCGGAAATAACAGCATCACTTAAACAGTGGGTAGCGAACAAATCATGCGATGAAACCTGCGCAGCTGTAACGTGGTCCAACACCTTAACATTTTACTTTCCCCCACTCCTCCCTTCCTAACACAACTGCCCGCCCACATGTACTCTAGGCAAAGCAAGCAAGCGCCGCAACACCATATCATGACGGCGTGGGGATCCCAacctcaaaacaaaacgatgCTTGACTGCCACGTGCGGTTCTTTTGTCAGCCGCTCGCATCCGCCGCTATATTACGCGCCTTGCGTTCGGGTTATGTGCAATTCATGTTATGTTCCGAAATGGCGCTTAGGTACCAATTCAATACCTCGCCGCTGCTCGGAAATCGTTggtttatctttcttttgccCCGGAGACATTTGATAGTAACTACTTGGTCAGAGGGAGTACCTTATTGTTCGTGCACTCGCTTTTGTTAGGAgttatttgatatatttgaACTAGCTCACCACCATCATCACGCAACAGCGCGTCGGTTGAAAATGGcagtaataaaaacaacaactaaaaagcaaaaaaaaatatcccAGTAAGCGGGTGAAGATACAAAAGGTAAGTGAGGACTAAGGTGGGGGGGCGATATGAGTGATCGCATCGCACTTTTAACTGCAGCTGTCCGACAGGCCAATGAAAGGAATACGGCTCGTGACGTGacaacaacaggaaagtACAACagacagacaaaaaaagaaggaaccgACATACCAATGGGGAACACGCGCGCGCTGCGTGGAGGAGGTGGCGGAACCGGTTGgatgaaggaagagaagagggGGATGACAGGGCAAAGGGCCCTAACCGCTGAATTCACTCCCTCCTTCccaccttttctttacccACTCCTCCCGTTTTCTATTCTTTGAGTTAAATTCATACGCTTTCCTTCATTGTTCaactcttttttgttctccccACTCCGTCGTTCTCTCCATTCCTCCACACCCCGCCTTTGTTGTCCGGCTACTTGCCGCACACTTTTAAAACcacgcttctttttctcttattgttgtttcttttttgaaataAGATGCAATTACATTACGGTAGAGAGGAACCCGATGAAGAGGGTTGGTATTCTTATTCTGCTTA
The genomic region above belongs to Trypanosoma brucei brucei TREU927 chromosome 10, whole genome shotgun sequence and contains:
- a CDS encoding ABC transporter, putative, which translates into the protein MRCFRKKVRDEEEFTLTSSVSEELQGDICNDGKPYGNADPQEQVPETGDITQFFGSFVQPNASMVGNSFCTTPFPVPVSWHNLTYSLQGRVILHNLTGTALPSRCLAIMGASGAGKSTFLHALSDHLATSKDRKLEGKIQLGDVEYRHQYRKVMGFVGQDDVLSNISTPKRSLRFSVRVRRNPDPETTKQQVSDVMDELGLQHCRDTTVGTPGLVAGLSGGERKRCSMGVDLICDPKILLLDEPTSGLDHVTSAKVVQLLNTIARKGRTVIYTIHQPSAGVLNHFDDLMLLVLGRCVYHGTMEDSVAYFESIGYVCPETYTPTDFYMTLMQDSVQAKVLIKQWKRHVKRKRTLHTRVVELNHQPWTSDTAKFLHGYIQRFKGSAVSQFSELVRRDFTELIRNRTFIITSLFQSLIFSLVAGLIFFGVSSDMTGIQDREGVLFMVVINRAMGQTYTMMHRFYDFKALYIREQQVGSYPPLLYLLSKTIVETPYRLLFCLVECAVVYWMVGLYASAGAFFTFYAAIALLSEVAASLGFLLSATCSTSVGATGFAPIVLLPLTLVGGLYATTDRMRPYWYFLEKLSFFRHAYILVLRNEMKHIDEIECDEKTNASGLCGYIPANGKEVLELNGLEDGQSENWIMWLCLVLFYVLLRTGILGALYKAARHKL
- a CDS encoding 40S ribosomal protein S8, putative, translated to MPQNEYIELAQKRYGRRLDHAERMRKRNARKVHTEAKRLRTVRGIKAKIAAKERYAEKAEIRKKIREHEEKQTTERVKEKGPKNALPSFLMDRSEADRAKVLSNSLKQKRKEKAGKWAVPIEKVKPVSEDEMLRAVTSGKRGKKSWKRMVNKVTFVGETFTRRLPKYERFIRPMALRFKKAHVTHPELKATFQLPIIGVKKNPQGKMYTGLGVITKGTVIEVNVSDLGLVTPSGKVVWGKYAQVTNNPENDGCINAVLLV